One stretch of Bosea vaviloviae DNA includes these proteins:
- a CDS encoding ABC transporter ATP-binding protein — protein MSDISPKTPPVLSIENLTLALPALADRAHAVEGVTLAIAPGETLCVVGESGSGKSMIAHAVMGLLPKAVKPAGGAIRLAGRDLLSLDEEAMQDVRGREIGMIFQEPMTSLNPVMRVADQIIETFDAHGLHGASERRARAIALLTEVGLPDPPRLAKAYPHELSGGQRQRVMIAMALALEPKLLIADEPTTALDVTTQAQILKLLDNLRHKHGTAVLFITHDMGVVAEIADRIAVLEKGVLVEEGTADQVLGAPRHAYTQKLLAAVPSLVPPVRPALPESPPVLSVEGLGKIYRKRSFFGTAREVRAAEDISFALVRGETLGLVGESGSGKSTVGRCCLRLIEPNSGRIVLSGQGSGDLVLSDLGPSALRQHRKRIQMVFQDPFASLNPRQTVGRIISDGPVAHGVARVTALMKARELLELVGLSANAVDRYPHEFSGGQRQRIGIARALALEPDVLVADEAVSALDVSVQAQILSLIKDIQSRLGLAILFVTHDLRVAAQICDRIAVMQRGRIVETGPTAALFAAPQHEYTRQLLAAVPGGGRFGH, from the coding sequence ATGAGCGATATCTCTCCAAAGACCCCGCCTGTCCTCTCCATCGAGAACCTGACGCTGGCCCTGCCGGCTCTAGCCGACCGGGCGCATGCGGTCGAAGGCGTGACGCTTGCGATCGCGCCCGGCGAAACGCTCTGCGTCGTCGGCGAATCCGGTTCGGGCAAATCGATGATCGCCCATGCCGTGATGGGCCTCCTGCCCAAGGCGGTGAAGCCTGCGGGCGGTGCGATCAGGCTCGCCGGACGCGACCTGCTCAGCCTCGACGAGGAGGCGATGCAGGATGTCCGCGGGCGCGAGATCGGCATGATCTTCCAGGAGCCGATGACCTCGCTCAACCCGGTGATGCGGGTCGCCGACCAGATCATCGAGACCTTCGACGCGCATGGGCTGCACGGAGCCTCCGAACGGCGTGCGCGCGCCATCGCGCTCCTGACCGAGGTCGGCCTGCCCGACCCGCCGCGCCTCGCCAAGGCCTATCCGCACGAGCTCTCGGGCGGGCAGCGCCAGCGCGTGATGATCGCGATGGCGCTGGCGCTCGAACCCAAGCTCTTGATCGCCGACGAGCCGACGACCGCGCTCGACGTCACCACACAGGCGCAGATCCTCAAGCTCCTCGATAATTTGCGCCACAAGCACGGCACGGCGGTGCTGTTCATCACCCATGACATGGGCGTCGTCGCCGAGATCGCCGACCGCATCGCCGTGCTGGAGAAGGGCGTGCTGGTCGAGGAAGGCACGGCCGACCAGGTGCTGGGCGCCCCGCGCCATGCCTATACGCAAAAACTCCTCGCCGCCGTGCCCTCGCTCGTGCCGCCCGTGCGACCGGCCTTGCCGGAGAGCCCGCCCGTGCTCAGCGTCGAGGGGCTCGGCAAGATCTATCGCAAGCGCTCCTTTTTCGGCACGGCGCGCGAGGTCAGGGCGGCCGAGGACATCTCGTTCGCGCTGGTCCGGGGCGAGACGCTCGGGCTCGTCGGCGAGTCCGGCTCCGGCAAATCGACCGTCGGGCGCTGCTGCCTCAGATTGATCGAACCCAATAGCGGGCGGATCGTATTGAGCGGTCAAGGCTCGGGAGATCTCGTGCTCAGCGATCTCGGGCCCTCAGCGCTGCGCCAGCACCGCAAGCGCATCCAGATGGTGTTCCAGGATCCCTTCGCCTCGCTCAACCCGCGCCAGACTGTCGGCCGCATCATCTCCGACGGGCCGGTGGCGCATGGCGTGGCGCGCGTGACCGCCCTGATGAAGGCGCGCGAATTGCTCGAACTCGTCGGCCTCTCCGCCAATGCGGTCGACCGCTACCCGCATGAATTCTCCGGCGGCCAGCGCCAGCGCATCGGCATTGCGCGTGCGCTCGCGCTCGAACCCGACGTGCTGGTGGCCGACGAGGCGGTCTCGGCGCTCGACGTCTCCGTGCAGGCGCAGATCCTGTCCCTGATCAAGGACATCCAAAGCCGGCTTGGTCTCGCCATCCTGTTCGTCACCCACGACCTGCGCGTCGCGGCGCAGATCTGCGACCGCATCGCGGTGATGCAGCGCGGCCGCATCGTCGAGACCGGCCCGACGGCGGCTTTGTTCGCCGCCCCGCAGCACGAGTATACGCGGCAGCTGCTGGCAGCCGTTCCCGGCGGCGGGCGGTTCGGGCACTAA
- a CDS encoding ABC transporter permease, with translation MNFLKRFCRNRGAVLGLVILLAVVAFALLAPSLYPSSPWRMVGRPFMAPFALERFPLGTDTLGRDIAAGMVHGARVSLMIGVVSTIVSLLIGVPLGALAGYAGGFVDDALMRFTEFFQTIPSFALAIVLVAILQPQLSSIVLAIGVVSWPPVARLVRGEVLSLKTREYVQAAVTIGQSTPRIIFSQVLPNTVAPIIVMGSLMIGSAILLESALSFLGLGDPNLMSWGYMVGAGRTRLLDAWWISFFPGFAIFLTVLALNLAGEGLNDALNPRLARGRE, from the coding sequence ATGAACTTTCTCAAACGCTTCTGCCGCAATCGCGGCGCCGTGCTCGGCCTGGTGATCCTGCTCGCGGTCGTCGCCTTCGCGCTGCTGGCGCCCTCGCTCTATCCGAGCTCGCCCTGGCGCATGGTCGGGCGGCCCTTCATGGCGCCCTTCGCGCTGGAGCGCTTCCCGCTCGGCACCGACACGCTCGGCCGCGACATTGCGGCAGGCATGGTCCATGGCGCACGCGTCTCGCTGATGATCGGCGTCGTCTCGACGATCGTCTCGCTCCTGATCGGCGTGCCGCTCGGGGCACTCGCCGGCTATGCCGGGGGCTTCGTCGACGACGCGCTGATGCGCTTCACCGAGTTCTTCCAGACCATTCCCTCCTTCGCGCTGGCGATTGTGCTGGTTGCGATCCTGCAGCCGCAATTGAGCTCGATCGTGCTCGCCATCGGCGTCGTCTCCTGGCCGCCGGTGGCGCGGCTGGTGCGCGGCGAGGTGCTCTCGCTGAAGACGCGCGAATATGTCCAGGCCGCCGTCACGATCGGCCAATCGACGCCGCGCATCATCTTCAGCCAGGTGCTGCCCAACACGGTGGCGCCGATCATCGTGATGGGCTCATTGATGATCGGCTCGGCGATCCTGCTCGAATCCGCCCTTTCCTTCCTGGGCCTGGGCGACCCCAACCTGATGAGCTGGGGCTATATGGTGGGGGCGGGGCGCACGCGCCTGCTCGACGCCTGGTGGATCAGCTTCTTCCCGGGCTTTGCGATTTTCCTGACCGTGCTGGCGCTCAACCTCGCCGGCGAGGGGCTGAACGATGCGCTGAACCCGCGCCTCGCACGAGGCCGCGAATGA
- a CDS encoding ABC transporter permease translates to MNLLHFLSGRLVKGVLVLFAIAVLNFFLIRAAPGDPAQVLAGEAGAADAQLLEQLRQRFGLNEPITTQLWIYIKGYMTFDLGFSYRQQQSVLSLVLDRLPATLLLTGAAFALSLALGIVMGALAARRAGRWSDSLITTLSLVFYATPLFWIALMSQIVFSLKLGLVPNVGYETIGANYTGLARALDIGHHLILPALTLGLFFTALYARMMRASMLEVAGADFVKTARAKGLSPGIVSRRHVARNAILPVVTLAGLQAGQLVGGAVLTETVFAWPGIGRLMFDALVQRDYSVLLGVFFMSSAMVVGFNILTDLVYRLADPRIEAAS, encoded by the coding sequence ATGAACCTCCTCCACTTCCTCTCCGGCCGATTGGTGAAGGGCGTTCTCGTGCTCTTCGCCATCGCCGTGCTGAACTTCTTCCTGATCCGCGCCGCGCCGGGCGACCCGGCGCAGGTGCTGGCCGGCGAAGCGGGCGCGGCCGACGCCCAGTTGCTCGAACAGCTGCGCCAGCGCTTCGGGCTGAACGAGCCGATCACGACGCAGCTCTGGATCTACATCAAGGGCTACATGACCTTCGATCTCGGCTTCAGCTATCGCCAGCAGCAGTCGGTGCTCAGCCTCGTGCTCGACCGACTGCCCGCGACGCTGCTCCTGACCGGGGCCGCCTTCGCGCTTTCGCTCGCGCTCGGCATCGTCATGGGCGCGCTGGCCGCAAGGCGCGCCGGGCGCTGGTCGGACAGCCTGATCACGACGCTGTCGCTGGTCTTCTACGCGACACCGCTGTTCTGGATCGCGTTGATGAGCCAGATCGTCTTCTCGCTGAAGCTCGGCCTCGTGCCCAATGTGGGGTACGAGACGATCGGCGCGAATTACACGGGGCTGGCGCGGGCGCTCGACATCGGCCACCACCTGATCCTGCCGGCGCTGACGCTCGGCCTGTTCTTCACCGCGCTCTATGCCCGGATGATGCGCGCCTCGATGCTCGAGGTCGCCGGCGCCGATTTCGTCAAGACGGCACGCGCCAAAGGGCTTTCCCCGGGCATCGTCTCGCGGCGGCATGTGGCGCGCAACGCGATCCTGCCCGTGGTGACGCTGGCGGGGTTGCAGGCCGGCCAGCTCGTCGGCGGGGCGGTGCTGACCGAGACGGTCTTTGCCTGGCCCGGCATCGGCCGGTTGATGTTCGACGCGCTGGTGCAGCGCGACTATTCCGTGCTGCTCGGCGTCTTCTTCATGTCCTCGGCCATGGTCGTCGGCTTCAACATCCTGACGGATCTGGTCTATCGGCTGGCCGATCCGCGTATCGAGGCTGCGTCGTGA
- a CDS encoding ABC transporter substrate-binding protein: protein MASAQTPKKGGSIHVVVQPEPPMLMQGLNQNGPTNMVAGNIYESLLRYDEKLTPQPSLAKSWEISPDSKVYTFKLQDGVTWHDGKPFTADDVVFSLDKFLREVHPRWRPIANGQVEKIEKIDDLTVKITLKQPFGPLILSQEVGGAPMIPKHIYDGTDYRANPANNTPIGTGPFKFKEWKKGSYIHLVKNENYWQKGKPNLDEIYWQIIPDAAARAVAYETGKIDVLTGGSVDVYDVARLSKLPNSCVTTKGWEMFAPHAWLTPNIAKGGPLANKQFRQGMMFAIDREFGKDVVWGGLGKLPTGPISSKTKFYSADVPKYAYDVAKAKELIKASGYKGEPIKLLALPYGEVWSRWAEAIKQNLTDAGVNVSIETTDVPGWTQKASNGDFDMTFNYLYQLGDPATGVARNYISTNIVKGNPFGNQGAYVNAEVDKLFADAAIAPSDSARQELYTKVQKILADDVPVLWQLEMDFPTIYRCNIKNLVNSAVGVNDGFRDAWKE from the coding sequence ATGGCGTCGGCGCAGACGCCCAAGAAGGGCGGCAGCATCCATGTCGTGGTGCAGCCGGAACCGCCGATGCTGATGCAGGGGCTGAACCAGAACGGCCCGACCAACATGGTCGCGGGCAACATCTACGAATCGCTGCTGCGCTATGACGAGAAGCTCACCCCGCAGCCCTCGCTCGCCAAAAGCTGGGAGATCTCGCCGGATTCCAAGGTTTACACCTTCAAGCTCCAGGACGGCGTGACCTGGCATGACGGCAAGCCCTTCACCGCCGACGATGTGGTGTTCTCGCTCGACAAGTTCCTGCGCGAGGTGCATCCGCGCTGGCGCCCGATCGCCAACGGCCAGGTCGAGAAGATCGAGAAGATCGACGACCTCACCGTCAAGATCACGCTGAAGCAGCCATTTGGCCCGCTGATCCTGTCGCAGGAGGTCGGCGGCGCGCCGATGATCCCCAAGCACATCTATGACGGCACGGATTACCGCGCCAACCCTGCCAACAACACCCCGATCGGCACCGGACCGTTCAAGTTCAAGGAGTGGAAGAAGGGCTCCTATATCCACCTCGTCAAGAACGAGAACTACTGGCAGAAGGGCAAGCCGAACCTCGACGAGATCTATTGGCAGATCATCCCCGATGCGGCCGCCCGCGCCGTCGCCTACGAGACCGGCAAGATCGACGTGCTGACCGGCGGCTCGGTCGATGTCTACGACGTCGCCCGCCTCTCCAAGCTGCCCAATAGCTGCGTCACCACCAAGGGCTGGGAGATGTTCGCACCCCATGCCTGGCTGACGCCGAATATCGCCAAGGGCGGCCCGCTCGCCAACAAGCAGTTCCGCCAGGGCATGATGTTCGCGATCGACCGCGAGTTCGGCAAAGACGTGGTCTGGGGCGGGCTCGGCAAGCTGCCGACCGGACCGATCTCGTCGAAGACCAAGTTCTACTCGGCCGACGTGCCCAAATATGCCTACGACGTCGCCAAGGCGAAGGAGCTGATCAAGGCCTCCGGCTATAAGGGCGAGCCGATCAAGCTGCTCGCCCTGCCCTATGGCGAGGTCTGGAGCCGCTGGGCCGAGGCGATCAAGCAGAACCTCACCGATGCCGGAGTCAACGTCTCGATCGAGACCACCGACGTGCCGGGCTGGACCCAGAAGGCCAGCAACGGCGATTTCGACATGACCTTCAACTATCTCTACCAGCTCGGCGATCCCGCGACGGGCGTGGCGCGCAACTACATCTCGACCAACATCGTCAAGGGCAATCCCTTCGGCAACCAGGGCGCCTATGTAAACGCCGAGGTCGACAAGCTCTTCGCCGACGCCGCAATCGCGCCTTCGGACAGCGCTCGACAGGAGCTTTACACGAAAGTGCAGAAGATCCTCGCCGACGACGTGCCCGTGCTCTGGCAGCTCGAGATGGATTTCCCGACGATCTATCGCTGCAACATCAAGAACCTCGTCAACAGCGCGGTCGGCGTGAATGACGGCTTCCGGGATGCGTGGAAGGAGTGA
- a CDS encoding HAL/PAL/TAL family ammonia-lyase: MSEFLLGAAPVGLGFVMAASRRGTTVALAPEARDRVVAARRVVERYAQGDAPIYGLNTGLGGNVAFRLDKAQIEAFQVQMVRGRCIGMGEPFPEATARAMGLCRLIGLAQGGSGISPPVLDTMVAMFNAGLTPVIPGRGSIGAGDLGLCAHLGAAVIGLGEIFVNGEKRSAMEALTSAGLQPATLAAKDGLAILNASAVSCGHAAKVLAELSDILFASVAIAGLTDEGYAANPQIFDARLAAARPAGGQERAAAMFRAVLAGSYLHDEGAARSIQDALSFRVLAQIYGPALTSFETAVESVETEINAAADNPLVMTDDDLILSTANFQTPAIALAFDTMAIVNTHLATASAYRTIKMMNHHLSGLPKYLSPIGGASNGYNSLQKTASYLHGEIRLKAAPASCDALPVSESVEDHAPQTALTIRKLEEQLVPLRMLFAIEAVVAAQAVDIGKRPRLAPATGVLYEAIRASVPMLVEDRETGLDAMKALAVIAQPSFVAALREAMPADAAGAFALSRKG, from the coding sequence GTGAGCGAATTCCTTCTGGGCGCCGCGCCGGTCGGGCTCGGCTTCGTCATGGCAGCCAGCCGCCGCGGCACGACGGTCGCGCTGGCGCCTGAAGCGCGCGACAGGGTGGTCGCGGCGCGCAGGGTGGTGGAGCGCTATGCGCAAGGCGACGCGCCGATCTACGGGCTCAACACCGGGCTCGGCGGCAACGTCGCCTTCCGTCTGGACAAGGCTCAGATCGAGGCGTTCCAGGTCCAGATGGTGCGCGGGCGCTGCATCGGCATGGGCGAGCCTTTTCCCGAGGCGACGGCGCGCGCCATGGGGCTGTGCCGCCTGATCGGCCTGGCCCAGGGCGGCTCGGGCATCTCCCCGCCGGTGCTCGACACGATGGTGGCGATGTTCAATGCCGGGCTGACGCCGGTCATTCCCGGGCGCGGCTCGATCGGCGCCGGCGATCTCGGGCTCTGCGCCCATCTCGGCGCGGCAGTGATCGGGCTCGGCGAGATCTTCGTGAACGGTGAAAAGCGCTCCGCCATGGAGGCGCTCACTTCGGCCGGGCTGCAGCCGGCGACGCTCGCCGCCAAGGACGGGCTCGCGATCCTGAATGCGAGCGCGGTCAGCTGCGGCCACGCCGCCAAGGTGCTGGCCGAGCTCTCCGACATCCTGTTCGCCTCCGTCGCAATCGCAGGGCTGACGGATGAGGGTTATGCGGCCAATCCGCAGATCTTCGACGCCAGGCTCGCAGCCGCGCGGCCTGCCGGCGGCCAGGAGCGGGCGGCGGCGATGTTCCGCGCGGTTCTCGCGGGCAGCTATCTCCATGACGAGGGCGCGGCCCGCTCGATCCAGGACGCGCTCTCCTTCCGCGTGCTCGCGCAGATCTACGGGCCGGCGCTGACGAGCTTCGAGACGGCGGTCGAGAGCGTCGAAACCGAAATCAACGCCGCGGCCGACAACCCGCTGGTCATGACCGATGACGATTTGATCCTGTCCACGGCGAATTTTCAAACGCCAGCGATCGCGCTGGCTTTCGACACGATGGCGATCGTCAACACGCATCTGGCGACAGCCTCGGCCTACCGCACCATCAAGATGATGAACCATCATCTCTCCGGCCTGCCGAAATATCTCTCGCCGATCGGCGGCGCCTCGAACGGCTACAACTCGCTGCAGAAGACCGCCTCCTATCTGCATGGCGAGATCCGCCTCAAGGCCGCGCCTGCGAGCTGCGATGCGCTGCCGGTCTCGGAGAGCGTCGAGGACCACGCGCCGCAGACGGCATTGACGATCCGCAAGCTGGAGGAGCAGCTCGTGCCCCTGCGCATGCTGTTCGCCATCGAGGCCGTAGTCGCGGCCCAGGCCGTCGATATCGGCAAGCGGCCCCGGCTCGCGCCCGCCACCGGGGTGCTCTATGAGGCGATCCGCGCGAGCGTGCCGATGCTGGTCGAGGATCGCGAGACCGGCCTCGATGCGATGAAGGCGCTGGCGGTGATCGCGCAGCCAAGCTTCGTCGCCGCTCTGCGCGAAGCGATGCCGGCAGATGCGGCGGGCGCCTTCGCATTGTCGCGGAAAGGCTGA
- a CDS encoding ABC transporter substrate-binding protein — protein MQNDLELSVSRRAFVAGSVAVTASPLLGAMPALAQAKTSVAVRIERDITVLDPAFRGGPHDANVIRCVYQRLIKQKDGSVETELDAAADLKQVSPTLIEFTLKPGQMFTDGFGEMTAEDVKFSFERFAVAPVDGKISPYKGDWTGLAGVEVTGTYTGKINLSQPNAGLLAIAIADASGCIVSKKAVMARGVEHNTKPVGSGPYQVVSVEKQRGAVLKRNPTYSGAKPTFEEIKVNFIQDPKTAELALRSGELDFAVLPPAIAEPMRSAQGIVVDQSPGLAYVWLGINMEKAPFTDLRVRQAVRLALDVDQMLLAGFNGKAPRLNTLVMQPILGAWTEAPVYKRNVAEAKKLLAEAGQSAIKTRITILNQPAYQTMALVAQALLKEVGITAELDVQEGGTYWDAGKGEAGKNLDLFMMRFNGKLDPNFLMQWFVSSQIGTWNWQRFNSPEFDRLYQEAIVESDPAKRAATVIKAQQEMDKSAAFVWLTNDVAFAVRRASVKPAYLPGALDWQLDRFTSA, from the coding sequence ATGCAGAACGATCTGGAGCTCAGCGTGTCCCGGCGCGCCTTCGTGGCAGGCTCGGTCGCCGTCACTGCAAGCCCTCTGCTCGGCGCGATGCCGGCCCTGGCGCAGGCCAAGACCAGCGTCGCGGTGCGCATCGAGCGCGACATCACCGTGCTTGATCCCGCCTTCCGCGGCGGCCCGCACGACGCCAATGTCATCCGTTGCGTCTATCAGCGCCTGATCAAGCAGAAGGACGGCTCGGTCGAGACGGAGCTCGATGCCGCAGCCGATCTGAAGCAGGTCAGCCCGACCCTGATCGAGTTCACGCTCAAGCCCGGGCAGATGTTCACCGACGGCTTCGGCGAGATGACCGCCGAGGACGTGAAATTCTCCTTCGAGCGCTTCGCGGTGGCGCCCGTCGACGGCAAGATCTCGCCCTATAAGGGCGACTGGACCGGCCTGGCCGGCGTCGAGGTCACCGGCACATATACCGGCAAGATCAACCTCTCGCAGCCCAATGCCGGACTGCTCGCCATCGCGATCGCCGATGCTTCGGGCTGCATCGTCTCGAAGAAGGCGGTGATGGCGCGCGGCGTCGAGCACAACACCAAGCCGGTCGGTTCGGGGCCCTATCAGGTCGTCTCGGTCGAGAAGCAGCGCGGCGCGGTGCTGAAACGCAATCCGACCTATTCGGGCGCAAAGCCGACCTTCGAGGAGATCAAGGTCAACTTCATCCAGGATCCGAAGACGGCGGAACTGGCGCTGCGCTCGGGCGAGCTCGATTTCGCGGTGCTGCCGCCGGCCATTGCCGAGCCGATGCGCTCGGCGCAAGGCATCGTCGTCGATCAGTCGCCGGGGCTGGCCTATGTCTGGCTCGGCATCAATATGGAGAAGGCGCCCTTCACCGATCTGCGCGTGCGCCAGGCGGTCAGGCTCGCGCTCGATGTCGACCAGATGCTGCTCGCCGGCTTCAACGGCAAGGCGCCGCGACTGAACACGCTGGTCATGCAGCCGATCCTCGGCGCCTGGACGGAGGCGCCGGTCTATAAGCGCAATGTCGCTGAAGCCAAGAAGCTCCTGGCGGAAGCCGGCCAGAGCGCGATCAAGACCCGCATCACCATCCTGAACCAGCCGGCCTACCAGACCATGGCGCTGGTGGCGCAGGCGCTGCTGAAGGAGGTCGGCATCACCGCCGAGCTCGACGTCCAGGAAGGCGGCACCTATTGGGACGCCGGCAAGGGCGAGGCCGGCAAGAACCTCGATTTGTTCATGATGCGCTTCAACGGCAAGCTCGACCCCAACTTCCTGATGCAGTGGTTCGTTTCCAGCCAGATCGGCACCTGGAACTGGCAGCGCTTCAACAGCCCGGAATTCGACAGGCTCTATCAGGAGGCGATCGTCGAATCCGATCCGGCCAAGCGCGCGGCGACCGTCATCAAGGCGCAGCAGGAAATGGACAAGTCCGCCGCCTTCGTCTGGCTCACCAACGACGTCGCCTTCGCCGTGCGGCGCGCCTCGGTGAAGCCGGCCTATCTGCCCGGCGCGCTCGACTGGCAGCTCGACCGTTTCACGAGCGCTTGA
- a CDS encoding ABC transporter permease, translating into MSDTARYLVSRLVTTLLIVLGAMLLLFTLSAIVPGDPATALLGPQATPEYARRFIVEMGLDQPWYRRLPTFLGHVLTGNLGIDVLSGRPVAGIVGAVIPYTFILTFASIGLAVVIGVPLGCYAATHRGSALDHALAFISVAFIAIPSFVIAIFLLLIFSIWLDWLPVLGAGQPGDWLDQAKRLILPMTALSVGWIGFIARLMRSSMLEVMGENYIRTARAYGLPNRMVTYKYALKNACIPTIAVLGMGIGRLLGGAVLVEIVFARPGLGRLIFDAIATRNFPVLQGAVLVVVVIFVVTNLLVDLSYSAIDPRIRRDAAPQAAGQ; encoded by the coding sequence ATGAGCGACACCGCGCGCTACCTTGTGAGCCGTCTCGTCACGACGCTGCTGATCGTGCTCGGTGCGATGCTGCTGCTGTTCACGCTCTCGGCGATCGTGCCGGGTGATCCGGCAACCGCCCTGCTCGGCCCGCAGGCGACGCCTGAATATGCGCGGCGCTTCATCGTCGAGATGGGGCTCGACCAGCCCTGGTATCGCCGCCTGCCGACCTTCCTCGGCCATGTCCTGACCGGCAATCTCGGCATCGACGTGCTTTCGGGCCGGCCGGTTGCGGGCATCGTCGGCGCGGTGATCCCCTACACCTTCATCCTGACCTTCGCCTCGATCGGGCTTGCGGTCGTGATCGGCGTACCGCTCGGCTGTTATGCCGCGACGCATCGCGGCTCGGCGCTCGATCATGCGCTGGCTTTCATCAGCGTCGCCTTCATCGCGATCCCCTCCTTCGTCATCGCGATCTTCCTGCTGCTGATCTTCTCGATCTGGCTGGACTGGCTGCCCGTGCTCGGCGCCGGCCAGCCCGGCGATTGGCTCGACCAGGCCAAGCGCCTGATCCTGCCCATGACAGCGCTGAGCGTCGGCTGGATCGGCTTCATCGCGCGCCTGATGCGCTCGTCGATGCTGGAGGTGATGGGCGAGAACTATATCCGCACCGCGCGCGCCTACGGCCTGCCGAACCGGATGGTGACCTACAAATACGCGCTCAAGAACGCCTGCATCCCGACCATCGCCGTGCTCGGCATGGGTATCGGCCGCTTGCTCGGTGGAGCGGTTCTGGTCGAGATCGTCTTCGCGCGGCCGGGCCTCGGTCGCCTGATTTTCGATGCGATCGCGACCCGCAATTTCCCCGTCCTGCAGGGTGCCGTGCTGGTCGTGGTGGTGATCTTCGTCGTCACCAACCTCCTCGTCGATCTCAGCTATTCCGCGATCGATCCGCGCATCCGCCGCGATGCCGCTCCGCAGGCGGCCGGGCAATGA
- a CDS encoding ABC transporter permease → MNALAAIAGTVRRIGSHFGGAVGLVIVAVVVLSAVFAPLVATHDPDALDVLNRFSGPTAQHWLGTDHLGRDLYSRLVHGASVAMAVALTAISTALIAGTLLGILAASLPARSERLILILFDVISSFPSLVLALAVVAVFGPSTMLVVIIVAVTLIPHFGRVARAQVLTVRNAPYIEAERLLGASSWRIVFSHILPNIAGPLVVLASIDIPVVITIEAGLSFIGLGVRPPLASWGTLIYDGYAYLSDSKLPVVIASSALALATLGFTLFGEALRDAVDPRLDGER, encoded by the coding sequence ATGAATGCGCTTGCAGCAATTGCCGGCACCGTCCGGCGCATCGGTTCGCATTTCGGCGGCGCGGTCGGGCTCGTCATCGTCGCGGTCGTGGTGCTGTCGGCCGTGTTTGCGCCGCTGGTGGCGACGCATGATCCCGATGCGCTCGATGTGCTGAACCGCTTCTCTGGCCCCACCGCCCAGCATTGGCTCGGCACCGACCATCTCGGGCGCGATCTCTACAGCCGGCTCGTCCATGGCGCGAGCGTCGCCATGGCGGTGGCGCTGACGGCGATCTCGACGGCGCTCATCGCCGGCACGCTGCTCGGCATCCTCGCGGCCTCGCTGCCGGCGCGCTCCGAGCGGCTCATCCTGATCCTGTTCGACGTGATCTCGTCCTTCCCCAGCCTCGTGCTGGCGCTGGCGGTCGTCGCGGTCTTCGGCCCCTCGACCATGCTCGTGGTGATCATCGTCGCGGTCACGCTGATCCCGCATTTCGGCCGTGTCGCCCGCGCCCAGGTTCTGACCGTGCGCAATGCGCCCTATATCGAGGCCGAACGGCTGCTCGGCGCATCCTCCTGGCGCATCGTCTTCTCGCATATCCTGCCCAATATCGCCGGGCCGCTCGTCGTGCTCGCCTCGATAGACATTCCCGTGGTCATCACCATCGAGGCCGGGCTGTCCTTCATCGGGCTCGGCGTCAGGCCGCCGCTCGCGAGCTGGGGCACGCTGATCTATGACGGCTATGCCTATCTCTCGGATTCCAAGCTTCCCGTGGTGATCGCCAGCAGCGCGCTCGCTCTCGCCACGCTCGGCTTCACGCTCTTCGGCGAGGCGCTTCGCGACGCGGTCGATCCTCGCCTCGACGGGGAGCGCTAG
- a CDS encoding ABC transporter ATP-binding protein, whose translation MTDASPLVSIRKLTLDAMTERGPAHILRGIDLEIGRGRILGVVGESGSGKSTLASALLRLLPSNVSRLDGEIRFDGTDLLALPANEMQAWRGVRIAMIFQDPMTALNPLFTVGTHMVDVLRRRFPELSRREALARSEAMLVKVGIADPHLRLKAYPHQLSGGMRQRVMIAMALSVEPDLLLADEPTTALDATVEAQIVALFDRLRQDFSGSIVFISHHLGLVAELCDDLCVMYGGAIVETGPVAEVLRAPRHPYTRALLDCEIEDGDEGRLATIPGEVPNPLSELTQCIFASRCAHTADICLERHPSLAAVGQGRQAACIRSAEVLP comes from the coding sequence ATGACTGACGCATCTCCCCTCGTCAGCATTCGCAAGCTGACGCTTGACGCTATGACCGAGCGCGGCCCGGCGCATATCCTGCGTGGGATCGACCTCGAGATCGGGCGCGGCCGCATTCTCGGCGTCGTGGGCGAATCCGGCTCCGGCAAATCGACGCTCGCCTCCGCCTTGCTGCGCTTGCTCCCGAGCAATGTCAGCCGGCTCGACGGCGAGATCCGCTTCGACGGCACCGACCTGCTCGCGCTCCCGGCCAATGAGATGCAGGCCTGGCGCGGTGTGCGCATCGCCATGATCTTCCAGGATCCGATGACGGCGCTGAACCCGCTTTTCACTGTCGGCACCCATATGGTCGATGTGCTGCGGCGGCGCTTTCCCGAACTGTCGCGGCGCGAGGCGCTTGCTCGCAGCGAGGCGATGCTGGTCAAGGTCGGCATCGCCGATCCGCATCTGCGCCTGAAGGCCTATCCGCACCAATTATCGGGTGGCATGCGCCAGCGCGTGATGATCGCCATGGCGCTCTCGGTCGAGCCCGACCTGCTGCTCGCCGACGAGCCGACGACGGCGCTCGACGCCACGGTCGAAGCCCAGATCGTCGCGCTGTTCGACCGGCTCAGGCAGGATTTTTCCGGCTCGATCGTCTTCATCTCGCATCATCTCGGGCTCGTTGCCGAGCTCTGCGACGATCTCTGCGTGATGTATGGCGGCGCGATCGTCGAGACCGGCCCGGTCGCCGAGGTGCTGCGGGCTCCGCGCCATCCCTATACCCGCGCGCTGCTCGACTGCGAGATCGAGGATGGCGACGAGGGCCGGCTCGCGACGATTCCCGGCGAGGTACCCAACCCGCTGAGCGAATTGACGCAATGCATCTTCGCCAGCCGCTGCGCCCACACAGCCGATATCTGCCTGGAGCGGCACCCGTCGCTTGCGGCCGTGGGACAGGGCCGGCAGGCGGCCTGCATTCGCTCGGCCGAGGTGCTGCCATGA